One window of the Archangium primigenium genome contains the following:
- a CDS encoding Fic family protein, producing MKERYQEIDEKNETLRDYLGIYKDKGRDFLERFEMSWIYHDAALEGTVYTQQELLSALFPERASMDPAMIPVVLEVRNHKAACDYLREEAAATGKKQAQITLTTIKRIHDLVCGNTPEALTTRANIERRERTEKELAKERERSGYRKDMPLHRTYFHEISQPAKIQPALEKYVDYTGSAEFREFHPIKQAAVAQHKFMQIFPFTENSGKVGRMLTNLVLLRNGYMPAIIHSIDRQRYYESLRGAEGIFRGLLMDAIENSLENGIKYFKDMARRYKAIN from the coding sequence GTGAAGGAACGCTACCAAGAGATTGACGAGAAGAACGAAACGCTGCGCGACTACCTTGGCATCTACAAGGACAAGGGTCGCGACTTCCTCGAGCGCTTCGAGATGTCGTGGATCTACCATGACGCGGCCCTCGAGGGGACGGTGTACACGCAGCAGGAGCTGCTCTCGGCGCTCTTCCCCGAGCGGGCCAGCATGGACCCGGCGATGATCCCGGTGGTGCTCGAGGTGCGCAACCACAAGGCCGCGTGCGACTACCTGCGCGAGGAAGCGGCGGCCACGGGCAAGAAGCAGGCGCAGATCACGCTCACCACCATCAAGCGCATCCACGACCTGGTGTGTGGCAACACGCCCGAGGCGCTCACCACGCGCGCCAACATCGAGCGGCGCGAGCGCACGGAGAAGGAACTGGCCAAGGAGCGCGAGCGCAGCGGCTACCGCAAGGACATGCCCCTGCACCGCACCTACTTCCACGAGATCTCCCAGCCGGCGAAGATCCAGCCCGCGCTGGAGAAGTACGTGGACTACACGGGCAGCGCCGAGTTCCGCGAGTTCCACCCCATCAAGCAGGCGGCGGTGGCCCAGCACAAGTTCATGCAGATCTTCCCGTTCACGGAGAACAGCGGGAAGGTCGGCCGGATGCTCACCAACCTGGTGCTGCTGCGCAACGGCTACATGCCCGCCATCATCCACTCCATCGATCGGCAGCGCTATTATGAGTCGCTGCGCGGCGCGGAGGGCATCTTCCGCGGCCTGCTCATGGATGCCATCGAGAACTCGCTCGAGAACGGCATCAAGTATTTCAAGGACATGGCCCGCCGGTACAAGGCCATCAACTAG
- a CDS encoding tetratricopeptide repeat protein has product MTHENARVIGHAVRGGGCLPAQSKVLEGEWQGRVLVGQLTVCLLGPSCPPHVALPLLAFAGPEDGTLTAYVRPQSGCSATGVGLGGLVVFYPESSDGASSPSVPPASGPRLKRNPEAAKAALDRGDQLMKEKKWIAAVAEFERSIALNDQNWTAQLSLATAQLMRNHPEEAISALDRARDLSKGEPLIYYHLACAYSRLGQLPRAMDNLERAVGLGLAINPEPEDEGLKKLGSDITYNVKYVQLMQRAANNVTAPNAKASAGRRQYPVP; this is encoded by the coding sequence TTGACCCATGAGAACGCACGGGTGATCGGCCACGCGGTGAGAGGGGGCGGCTGCCTGCCCGCTCAGTCCAAGGTGCTCGAGGGAGAGTGGCAGGGCCGGGTGCTGGTGGGTCAGCTGACGGTGTGCCTGCTGGGCCCCTCCTGTCCTCCGCATGTGGCGCTGCCGCTGCTGGCCTTCGCGGGGCCGGAGGACGGAACGTTGACGGCCTATGTGCGACCCCAGTCGGGCTGCTCGGCCACGGGGGTGGGCCTGGGCGGGCTGGTGGTCTTCTATCCGGAGTCGTCCGACGGCGCGTCGTCCCCCTCGGTTCCCCCGGCGTCGGGCCCCCGGCTCAAGCGCAATCCCGAGGCGGCCAAGGCGGCCCTGGACCGCGGGGATCAGCTCATGAAGGAGAAGAAGTGGATCGCGGCGGTCGCCGAGTTCGAGCGCAGCATCGCGCTCAATGATCAGAACTGGACCGCGCAGCTGAGCCTGGCGACCGCCCAGCTCATGCGCAACCACCCGGAGGAGGCCATCTCCGCCCTGGACAGGGCGCGGGACCTGAGCAAGGGCGAGCCGCTCATCTACTACCACCTGGCCTGCGCCTACAGTCGGCTGGGGCAACTGCCCCGGGCCATGGACAACCTGGAGCGCGCGGTGGGCCTCGGGCTCGCCATCAATCCGGAGCCCGAGGACGAGGGCCTCAAGAAGTTGGGCTCGGACATCACCTACAACGTCAAGTACGTTCAGTTGATGCAGCGCGCCGCGAACAACGTCACCGCCCCCAATGCCAAGGCATCCGCCGGCAGGCGGCAATATCCGGTCCCGTGA
- a CDS encoding branched-chain amino acid transaminase, which translates to MSSTSAQVLRSDKIWLDGKLVKWEEGQVHVMTHALHYGLGAFEGIRAYKTHDGRLAVFRLQEHVDRLFDSTHICMMKMPFTREQVFQGCLDLLRAQKEQFANGAYLRPIAFMSDGAMGLGAINPTRVAITAWDWGAYLGDKGIREGIRAKVSSFTRMHVNVNMVRGKISGQYVNSILAKREAVLGGYDEAIMLDISGFVAEASGENIFLVNKKGIIKTPPLSSPILDGITRDSVLRILRDSGREVEEVTVTRDALYIANEVFFTGTAAEITPVREVDNRTVGEGKPGPITQYVQDTYFRAVRGLEPRYAHWLTYI; encoded by the coding sequence ATGAGCTCCACCTCGGCTCAAGTGCTGCGCTCCGATAAGATCTGGCTCGACGGCAAACTGGTCAAATGGGAGGAGGGTCAGGTGCACGTGATGACCCACGCCCTCCACTACGGGCTGGGGGCCTTCGAGGGCATCCGCGCCTACAAGACCCACGATGGCCGGCTCGCGGTGTTCCGCCTCCAGGAGCACGTGGATCGCCTGTTCGACTCGACCCACATCTGCATGATGAAGATGCCCTTCACGCGCGAGCAGGTGTTCCAGGGCTGCCTGGACCTCTTGCGCGCGCAGAAGGAGCAGTTCGCCAACGGCGCCTACCTGCGCCCCATCGCCTTCATGAGCGATGGCGCCATGGGCCTGGGCGCCATCAACCCCACGCGCGTGGCCATCACCGCCTGGGATTGGGGCGCATACCTCGGGGACAAGGGCATCCGCGAGGGCATCCGCGCCAAGGTGAGCTCCTTCACGCGCATGCACGTCAACGTGAACATGGTGCGCGGGAAGATCTCCGGCCAGTACGTCAACTCCATCCTCGCCAAGCGCGAGGCGGTGCTCGGCGGCTACGACGAGGCCATCATGCTGGACATCAGCGGCTTCGTGGCCGAGGCCTCGGGCGAGAACATCTTCCTGGTGAACAAGAAGGGCATCATCAAGACGCCGCCCCTCTCCTCGCCCATCCTGGACGGCATCACCCGGGACTCGGTGCTGCGCATCCTGCGCGACTCGGGCCGCGAGGTGGAGGAAGTCACGGTCACCCGCGACGCGCTCTACATCGCCAACGAGGTCTTCTTCACCGGCACCGCGGCGGAGATCACCCCCGTGCGCGAGGTGGACAACCGCACCGTGGGTGAGGGCAAGCCCGGCCCCATCACCCAGTACGTGCAGGACACCTACTTCCGGGCCGTCCGGGGCCTGGAGCCGCGCTACGCGCACTGGCTGACCTACATCTGA
- a CDS encoding DHH family phosphoesterase: MPATPTANSRKLAGGGESAEPPSPRLATLPARAKLERLIQVAKGRKKALVLTHDNPDPDSIAAGVALAQLLRERAGVEETKVGYSGLIGRAENIAFVKVLRLPVVPIAQLDLDAYDLLALVDTQPPTGNHAVPPRLRREVDIVIDHHPLRDESLEAPFADVGGDYGATSTMLAQYLRAARLEPSAEVATALFYGVKADTRDLGRETTPTDIDTYLWLFPRADKQLLGQIEHPELPARYFQMYHTAFERAKVYGDTAIVTDLEEVYSPDMVAEVAERLMFLEGMKWSLAYASFRNQLFLSLRVKDRRMNAGRLIREICEDYGGSAGGHGSMAGARIPLSGRAHQRKAVKRELVRRFLEAFGVADERPVALLSAPSP, encoded by the coding sequence ATGCCTGCCACCCCCACAGCCAACAGCCGCAAGCTTGCCGGAGGCGGTGAGAGCGCGGAGCCTCCGTCACCGCGCCTCGCGACCCTGCCAGCCCGCGCCAAGCTGGAGCGGCTGATCCAGGTCGCCAAGGGCCGCAAGAAGGCCCTCGTGCTCACCCACGACAATCCAGACCCCGACTCGATCGCCGCGGGGGTCGCCCTGGCCCAGCTGCTGCGCGAGCGCGCGGGCGTGGAGGAGACGAAGGTGGGCTACAGCGGGCTCATCGGCCGCGCGGAGAACATCGCCTTCGTCAAGGTGTTGCGGCTGCCCGTGGTGCCCATCGCCCAGCTGGATCTGGACGCGTACGATCTGCTGGCGCTCGTGGACACGCAGCCGCCCACGGGCAACCACGCCGTGCCCCCGCGCCTGCGCCGCGAGGTGGACATCGTCATCGACCACCACCCCCTGCGCGACGAGAGCCTCGAGGCGCCGTTCGCGGACGTGGGCGGGGACTATGGCGCCACCTCGACGATGCTGGCGCAGTACCTGCGCGCCGCGCGTCTGGAGCCCTCCGCCGAGGTGGCCACCGCCCTCTTCTACGGGGTGAAGGCGGACACGCGCGACCTGGGCCGGGAGACGACGCCCACGGACATCGACACGTACCTGTGGCTCTTTCCCCGGGCGGACAAGCAACTGCTCGGACAGATCGAGCACCCGGAACTGCCCGCGCGCTACTTCCAGATGTACCACACGGCCTTCGAGCGGGCGAAGGTGTACGGGGACACGGCCATCGTCACGGATCTGGAGGAGGTCTACTCCCCGGACATGGTGGCCGAGGTGGCCGAGCGGCTGATGTTCCTCGAGGGGATGAAGTGGTCGCTCGCGTACGCGAGCTTCCGCAACCAGCTCTTCCTGTCGTTGCGCGTGAAGGACCGGCGCATGAACGCGGGGCGGCTCATCCGGGAGATCTGCGAGGACTACGGGGGCTCGGCGGGCGGCCACGGCAGCATGGCGGGCGCGCGCATTCCCCTGTCGGGCCGGGCCCATCAGCGCAAGGCGGTCAAGCGCGAGCTCGTGCGGCGCTTCCTGGAGGCCTTTGGCGTCGCGGACGAGCGGCCCGTGGCGCTCCTGTCCGCCCCCTCGCCGTGA
- a CDS encoding aminotransferase class V-fold PLP-dependent enzyme, with the protein MIYWDHNAATPVRPEVAHLLARAFTEGGHGNASSVHRGGREARARLDGARARVARVLGCAPKEVCFVGSGSEADALALKGAWFGRRSPGKRRVVSSTLEHPAVLGALAQLEALGADVVRIPPASTGQVPLEALLEALTPDTLLCSLMWANNETGVVQPVEALSRECRRRGILFHTDAVQAAGKLPMTLHEVDADLLALSAHKFGGPPGAAVLVVRTGVELHALTPGHQEAGLRGGTQNIPYAEAFALALELAHAERPANAERLRHLRDTFEHEVRARFADVFINGEAVPRVPNTSNLTFPGADGEALLIALDLEGICVSSGAACASGTLSPSHVLRAMGLTPAQASATLRFSLGTSTTPEDVERVVAALARHVPRARALGLE; encoded by the coding sequence GTGATCTACTGGGATCACAACGCGGCCACGCCGGTGCGGCCCGAGGTGGCCCACCTGCTCGCGCGGGCCTTCACCGAGGGCGGCCACGGCAACGCCTCCAGCGTGCACCGCGGCGGACGCGAGGCCCGGGCGCGCTTGGATGGCGCGAGGGCACGCGTGGCCCGGGTGCTCGGCTGCGCGCCGAAGGAGGTCTGCTTCGTGGGCTCGGGCTCGGAGGCGGATGCCCTGGCGCTCAAGGGCGCCTGGTTTGGGCGGCGGTCCCCCGGCAAGCGGCGCGTGGTGAGCTCCACCCTCGAGCACCCGGCGGTGCTCGGCGCGCTCGCGCAGCTCGAGGCGCTGGGCGCGGACGTGGTGCGAATCCCACCAGCCTCCACGGGCCAGGTGCCGCTGGAGGCCCTGCTCGAGGCGCTGACGCCCGACACCCTGCTGTGCTCGCTCATGTGGGCGAACAACGAGACGGGTGTGGTGCAGCCCGTGGAGGCGCTGTCGCGGGAGTGCCGGCGCCGGGGCATCCTCTTCCACACGGACGCGGTACAGGCCGCGGGCAAGCTGCCCATGACCCTGCACGAGGTGGACGCGGACCTGCTCGCGCTGTCGGCGCACAAGTTCGGCGGGCCGCCGGGCGCGGCCGTGCTGGTGGTGCGCACGGGCGTGGAGCTCCACGCGCTGACGCCCGGACACCAGGAAGCCGGACTGCGCGGCGGCACGCAGAACATCCCCTACGCCGAGGCCTTCGCCCTGGCCCTCGAACTCGCCCACGCGGAGCGGCCCGCGAACGCCGAGCGCCTGCGGCACCTCCGGGACACGTTCGAGCACGAGGTCCGCGCCCGCTTCGCGGACGTGTTCATCAACGGCGAGGCGGTGCCCCGGGTGCCCAACACGAGCAACCTGACCTTCCCTGGCGCGGACGGCGAGGCGCTGCTCATCGCCCTGGACCTGGAGGGCATCTGCGTCTCCTCGGGCGCGGCCTGTGCGTCGGGAACGCTGTCGCCCTCGCACGTCCTCAGGGCGATGGGGCTCACCCCGGCCCAGGCCAGCGCCACGCTGCGCTTCTCCCTGGGCACCTCGACGACCCCCGAGGACGTGGAGCGCGTCGTGGCCGCCCTGGCGCGGCATGTTCCCCGGGCCCGGGCGCTCGGCCTGGAGTAG
- a CDS encoding AAA family ATPase, with amino-acid sequence MRPEYAAPANPFGLENPAILDIAPAEPKSLEETGLKMGLLSDIALRYLYYQGTATGMDIAQELRLPWPGVIEAVVEFLTSEKLVDLRGGKGFGRASVDFVLSERGREYARGAIERSTYVGPAPIPIEQYNALITAQTEESPVISREDLVLGLKHLTVSADLMDKLGPAVNSGRSLFLYGPPGNGKTSLAEAISRMFGGEVFIPHCLEIDNQIIKVFDALNHVPVRLESERDAAGRRQTFEMDHRWQLCRRPAVVVGGELTLETLDLIYSPTARFYEAPFQVKANGGMLLIDDFGRQKVHPTDLLNRWIVPLEKRVDFLTLHTGKKFEIPFDQLLVFSTNLDPKELVDEAFLRRIKYKIEVTNPDEEVYRDIFANVCEAAGIPYVEQAVTYLFEHYYRPRNMQLRACHPRDLVQLIRDAARYRQIPPALSKDLLDQACEVFLVSL; translated from the coding sequence ATGCGCCCCGAGTACGCCGCCCCCGCCAATCCCTTCGGTCTCGAAAACCCCGCCATCCTCGACATCGCTCCGGCGGAGCCGAAGTCGCTCGAGGAGACGGGCCTGAAGATGGGCCTGTTGTCGGACATCGCCCTGCGCTACCTGTACTACCAGGGCACGGCGACCGGCATGGACATCGCCCAGGAGCTGCGCCTGCCGTGGCCTGGCGTCATCGAGGCCGTGGTGGAGTTCCTCACCTCGGAGAAGCTGGTGGACCTCCGGGGCGGCAAGGGCTTTGGCCGCGCCTCGGTGGACTTCGTGCTCTCCGAGCGCGGCCGCGAGTACGCGCGCGGCGCCATCGAGCGCAGCACCTACGTGGGCCCCGCCCCCATCCCCATCGAGCAGTACAACGCCCTCATCACCGCGCAGACCGAGGAGAGCCCGGTCATCAGCCGCGAGGACCTGGTGCTGGGGCTCAAGCACCTCACCGTGTCCGCGGACCTGATGGACAAGCTGGGGCCCGCGGTGAACTCGGGCCGCTCGCTCTTTCTCTACGGGCCCCCGGGCAACGGCAAGACGAGCCTCGCCGAGGCCATCAGCCGCATGTTCGGCGGCGAGGTGTTCATCCCCCACTGTCTGGAGATCGACAACCAGATCATCAAGGTCTTCGACGCGCTCAACCATGTCCCCGTGCGGCTGGAGAGCGAGCGCGACGCGGCGGGCCGCCGGCAGACCTTCGAGATGGATCACCGCTGGCAGTTGTGCCGGCGCCCCGCGGTGGTGGTGGGCGGCGAGCTGACGCTCGAGACGCTGGATCTCATCTACTCGCCCACGGCCCGCTTCTACGAGGCGCCCTTCCAGGTGAAGGCCAACGGCGGCATGCTCCTCATCGACGACTTCGGCCGTCAGAAGGTGCACCCCACGGATCTGCTCAACCGGTGGATCGTCCCCCTGGAGAAGCGGGTGGACTTCCTCACCCTGCACACGGGCAAGAAGTTCGAGATCCCCTTCGATCAGCTGCTCGTCTTCTCCACCAACCTGGACCCCAAGGAGCTGGTGGACGAGGCCTTCCTGCGGCGCATCAAGTACAAGATCGAGGTCACCAACCCCGACGAAGAGGTCTACCGGGACATCTTCGCCAACGTGTGCGAGGCGGCGGGCATCCCCTACGTGGAGCAGGCGGTCACCTACCTGTTCGAGCACTACTACCGGCCGCGCAACATGCAGCTGCGTGCCTGCCACCCGCGCGACCTGGTGCAGCTCATCCGGGATGCCGCCCGCTACCGGCAGATCCCGCCCGCGCTTTCCAAGGACCTCCTGGACCAGGCGTGCGAGGTCTTCCTCGTCAGCCTGTGA
- a CDS encoding MoxR family ATPase — MSPPSPPTAAHLLAHVEDAATRLEQVGYLASPEISTASFLADRLQKPILVEGPAGVGKTELAKALAQALGRRFIRLQCYEGLDEAKALYEWEYAKQLLYTQLLKDKIGEMVQGAGTLSEAADRLATSDAVFFSERFLLPRPILQALLSDTPALLLVDEIDKADPEFEAFLLEVLSDNAVTIPELGTFPARHVPRVVLTSNNARELSDALKRRCLHLHIDFPDRERELRILRRRLPDVSRTLLEQVVEAVAVLRGLELKKSPSISETLDWAQSLALLNAESLSADVVASTLNLVLKHEGDIEKAKGQLARIAQG; from the coding sequence GTGAGCCCTCCTTCTCCTCCGACCGCAGCGCACCTCCTGGCCCACGTGGAGGACGCGGCGACGCGCCTCGAGCAGGTGGGATATTTGGCTTCACCGGAGATCTCCACCGCGAGCTTCCTGGCGGATCGGCTCCAGAAGCCCATCCTGGTGGAGGGCCCGGCCGGGGTGGGCAAGACGGAGCTGGCCAAGGCGCTGGCCCAGGCGCTCGGGCGGCGCTTCATCCGCCTGCAGTGCTACGAGGGCCTCGACGAGGCCAAGGCGCTCTACGAGTGGGAGTACGCCAAGCAGCTGCTCTACACCCAGCTGCTCAAGGACAAGATTGGCGAGATGGTGCAGGGCGCGGGCACGCTGAGCGAGGCCGCGGATCGGCTGGCCACGAGCGACGCGGTGTTCTTCTCCGAGCGCTTCCTGCTGCCCCGCCCCATCCTCCAGGCGCTCTTGTCGGACACGCCGGCGCTGCTGCTGGTGGACGAGATCGACAAGGCGGATCCCGAGTTCGAGGCCTTCCTGCTGGAGGTGCTGTCGGACAACGCGGTGACCATTCCCGAGCTGGGCACCTTCCCGGCCCGGCACGTGCCGCGGGTGGTGCTCACCTCCAACAACGCCCGGGAGCTGTCGGACGCGCTCAAGCGGCGCTGCCTGCACCTGCACATCGACTTCCCGGATCGCGAGCGCGAGCTGCGCATCCTGCGCCGGCGCCTGCCGGACGTGTCGCGCACCCTGCTGGAGCAGGTGGTGGAGGCGGTGGCGGTGCTGCGCGGGCTGGAGCTCAAGAAGTCCCCCTCCATCAGCGAGACGCTCGACTGGGCCCAGAGCCTGGCGCTGCTCAACGCGGAGAGCCTCTCGGCGGACGTGGTGGCCTCCACGCTCAACCTGGTGCTCAAGCACGAGGGCGACATCGAGAAGGCCAAGGGACAGCTCGCGCGCATCGCCCAGGGCTGA
- a CDS encoding protein kinase domain-containing protein, translating into MNSSAPSRIPRILGNYEILSALGKGGMAEVFRARVLSGPRENWIVALKRLLPALTQDPASLELFASEARLTKLLDHPNIVQVLDVGSVSDQHFIVMDLVDGRDLGHILRRCKLRGIHLPLDFAIYLCRVLLEALAYAHSCTGPQGEALGIVHCDVSPSNLFISRLGDIKLGDFGVARLRVDGVLQGGEVLGKPYYLSPEALQGALSPQVDLWAATVVLYELLTLQRPFTGSTPDEVFSKIIYRDYLAPSLIRPAIPEALEEIIHRGFSTDMSERFPSAESFAEALAPHYDERVGTPLAIAAVVRGLFGASDAK; encoded by the coding sequence GTGAACTCCTCGGCTCCCTCGAGGATCCCGCGGATCCTCGGCAACTACGAAATTCTGTCCGCGTTGGGCAAGGGGGGCATGGCGGAGGTGTTCCGCGCCCGCGTCTTGTCCGGACCGCGTGAGAACTGGATCGTCGCGCTCAAGCGGCTGCTGCCGGCGCTCACCCAGGATCCCGCCTCGCTCGAGCTGTTCGCCTCCGAGGCGCGGCTCACGAAGCTGTTGGACCATCCCAACATCGTCCAGGTGCTGGACGTGGGCTCGGTCTCGGATCAGCACTTCATCGTGATGGACCTGGTGGATGGCCGCGACCTGGGCCACATCCTGCGCCGCTGCAAGCTGCGCGGCATCCACCTGCCCTTGGACTTCGCCATCTACCTGTGCCGGGTGCTGCTGGAGGCCCTGGCCTACGCGCACTCGTGCACGGGGCCCCAGGGCGAGGCGCTGGGCATCGTGCACTGCGACGTGTCGCCCTCCAACCTGTTCATCTCCCGGCTGGGGGACATCAAGCTGGGGGACTTCGGCGTGGCGCGGCTGCGCGTGGACGGGGTGCTGCAGGGTGGCGAGGTCCTGGGCAAGCCCTACTACCTGTCTCCCGAGGCCCTTCAGGGCGCGCTCTCGCCGCAGGTGGACCTGTGGGCCGCCACGGTGGTGCTCTACGAGCTGCTCACGCTCCAGCGGCCCTTCACCGGGTCCACGCCGGACGAGGTCTTCTCGAAGATCATCTACCGGGACTACCTGGCGCCCAGCCTCATCCGGCCCGCCATCCCCGAGGCGCTGGAGGAGATCATCCACCGGGGCTTCAGCACGGACATGTCCGAGCGCTTCCCCTCGGCCGAGTCCTTCGCCGAGGCGCTCGCGCCCCACTACGACGAGCGCGTGGGCACCCCCCTGGCCATCGCCGCCGTGGTCCGCGGATTGTTCGGCGCCTCCGACGCGAAGTAG